One Thunnus thynnus chromosome 18, fThuThy2.1, whole genome shotgun sequence genomic region harbors:
- the cmtr1 gene encoding cap-specific mRNA (nucleoside-2'-O-)-methyltransferase 1 — translation MKRRNDASSAALLGAKKRRDDSSSDEESRLSRQDSSQNDSLSDQEDHRPGFSMPSISFDAQDTDASSDTSKFSMYNSVSQKLMAKMGFREGEGLGKFGQGRKEIVEASTQRGRRGLGLTLQGFQGELNVDWRDEPEPSSIEKVEWFPECTTEMPDADELRDWMTLGPRKLKIEDETEFCTEDLLHTVLRCKTVFDNLEGEEMRRARTRSNPYETIRGGIFLNRAAMKMANIDHCFDNMFTNPRDSQGKSLTKDREGELLYFGDVCAGPGGFSEYILWKRRWHAKGFGMTLKGPCDFKLEDFFAAPSELFEPYYGEGGVDGDGDITKPENVTAFRNFILESTERRGLHLLMADGGFSVEGQENIQEILSKQLLLCQFLTALSTLRTGGHFVCKTFDLFTPFSVGLVYLLYLCFDRISLFKPVTSRPANSERYIVCRGLKPGSDAVREYMFRINLKLNQLRNTDRDITEVVPMSIIKEDTDFYQYMVNSNESLCAVQIKALAKIHAFVVDPTLSEPRQANIRKECLKLWGVPDKARVTPASSDPKSKFYELVKNSDVESFQCKLTPLNSSTIDKLRHILDHRCIVGGGEQIFLLALGKSQIYTWDGKMPVRWRKLESFKLELPRDTLLSVEIVQELKGEGKAQRRINAVHVMDALILNGTDVRDQHFNQRIQMAEKFVKAVAKPSRPDMNPIRVKEVYRLEEMEKIFVRLEMKVTKSSGGVPRLSYTGRDDRHFLPTGLYIIKTVNEPWTMAYSKNSKMKFFYNKTTKESTYEMPPNSASPFHVCHSERLFWAWVEGVIVHDSQTRMDPEKLSKDDVLSFIHQNYQP, via the exons ACTCGAGCCAAAATGACTCCCTCAGTGACCAGGAAGATCACAGACCAGGATTCTCCATGCCCTCCATATCCTTTGATGCTCAAGACACAGACGCCTCCTCAGACACCTCCAAGTTCTCAATGTACAACAGTGTGTCACAGAAGCTCATG GCCAAGATGGGTTTCCGTGAGGGTGAAGGTCTGGGGAAGTTTGGCCAGGGACGCAAGGAAATAGTGGAGGCCTCGAcgcagagagggagaaggggtCTTGGCCTCACACTGCAGGGCTTCCAGGGAGAGCTCAATGTCGACTGGCGAGATGAACCAGAG CCCAGTTCTATAGAGAAGGTCGAGTGGTTCCCAGAATGCACCACAGAGATGCCAGATGCGGATGAGCTGAGGGACTGGATGACACTGGGACCG AGAAAACTTAAGATTGAGGATGAGACAGAGTTTTGCACTGAAGACCTCCTGCACACCGTTCTGAGGTGCAAG ACGGTATTTGATAACCTGGAGGgcgaggagatgaggagagcaCGGACACGTTCCAACCCATACGAGACGATCAGAGGAGGAATCTTCCTCAACAG AGCAGCTATGAAAATGGCCAACATCGACCACTGTTTCGACAATATGTTCACCAACCCAAGGGATTCACAAGGG AAATCTCTGACGAAGGACCGCGAGGGCGAGCTTCTGTACTTCGGTGACGTGTGTGCAGGGCCTGGAGGCTTTTCAGAGTACATACTGTGGAAAAGACGCTGGCATGCCAAGGGCTTTGGCATGACACTGAAAGGACCTTGTGACTTCAAACTGGAGGATTTCTTTGCAGCGCCGAGTGAGCTGTTTGAGCCATACTATG GTGAGGGAGGGGTGGATGGGGACGGTGACATCACTAAGCCAGAAAATGTGACCGCTTTCCGAAACTTTATTCTGGAGAGTACAGAGAGAAGAGGGCTGCACTTACTCATGGCAGATGGG GGTTTCTCTGTGGAAGGACAAGAGAACATCCAGGAGATCCTgagcaaacagctgctgctctgtcagtTCCTCACGGCCCTCTCTACACTCAGGacag GTGGCCATTTCGTCTGTAAGACTTTTGACCTCTTCACCCCCTTCAGTGTGGGTTTGGTCTACCTGCTCTACCTCTGCTTCGACAGGATCTCTCTCTTCAAACCTGTCACCAGCAGGCCAGCCAACTCTGAGAG GTACATAGTGTGCCGTGGTTTAAAGCCCGGTTCAGACGCTGTCAGGGAATATATGTTCAGAATCAACCTGAAACTCAACCAGCTGAggaacacagacagagacattaCAGAAGTGGTCCCAATGAGCATCATCAAGGAAGACACCGACTTCTACCAGTATATGGTTAACTCCAATGAGAG CCTCTGTGCGGTCCAGATCAAGGCTTTGGCTAAGATCCATGCTTTTGTCGTAGATCC GACCCTTTCAGAGCCGCGACAAGCCAACATAAGGAAGGAGTGTCTCAAGCTCTGGGGG GTCCCAGACAAAGCCAGAGTTACTCCTGCTTCCTCAGACCCAAAGTCAAAATTCTACGAACTGGTTAAG AATTCAGATGTGGAGTCGTTCCAGTGTAAGCTCACACCTCTCAACTCAAGCACAATCGATAAGTTGCGTCACATCCTGGACCACAGGTGCATTGTGGGAGGTGGAGAGCAGATCTTCCTTCTTGCGCTGGGG AAGTCCCAGATATACACATGGGATGGGAAAATGCCTGTGcgctggaggaaactggagagCTTCAAGCTAGAGCTGCCAAGAGATACACTTCTAAGCGTGGAGATCGTCCAAGAGCTGAAGGGCGAG GGCAAAGCTCAGCGTAGAATCAACGCAGTTCACGTCATGGATGCATTAATACTAAATGGCACAGACGTAAGAGATCAGCACTTCAACCAACG GATCCAGATGGCTGAGAAGTTTGTGAAGGCAGTGGCCAAACCCAGCAGACCAGACATGAATCCCATCAG AGTGAAGGAGGTCTACAGGTTGGAGGAAATGGAGAAAATCTTTGTCAG ACTAGAGATGAAGGTAACAAAGAGTTCAGGAGGAGTCCCGCGTCTGTCCTACACCGGCAGAGATGACCGACACTTCCTTCCGACAGGCCTCTACATCATTAAGACTGTCAATG AGCCGTGGACGATGGCATACAGTAAAAACTCCAAGATGAAGTTCTTCTATAATAAGACAACCAAGGAGTCCACCTATGAAATGCCACCAAACTCTGCGTCCCCCTTCCA CGTCTGCCACTCAGAGCGTCTATTCTGGGCCTGGGTGGAAGGAGTCATCGTTCATGATTCTCAGACACGGATGGACCCTGAGAAACTGTCCAAAGATGATGTGCTGTCCTTCATCCACCAGAATTACCAACCATGA